In a genomic window of Malassezia japonica chromosome 4, complete sequence:
- the BOS1 gene encoding protein transport protein bos1 (EggNog:ENOG503NWAT; TransMembrane:1 (i275-295o); COG:U): MNSLYNLATRQTAAIRTDVESYSADPSNSARRAQINAAFTTVLKTIEDYEGMAKRELVVAKREKALSRADNFRAEVKQLRETMARADSGGGRATTMAWPATQPAMAPRSRVVDGASAAPQAMASGAAPQYMAGGAAPYPVQDHRPSYPALSQYARPTLPAQYSMPPTQMPYSYGAGPSHDPLAAYRAAQPDAPLGTDSPYSMREGHALREHSFIQNTEAQLDAFIAQGRSVLGNLVEQRGILKGTRKRLLDAANSVGLSRELIGLIDRIGAQDKIIFIVGAVFTLFAFFMIYRWFG; this comes from the exons ATGAACTCGTTGTACAATCTGGCGACGCGCCAGACGGCGGCCATCCGCACGGATGTCGAGTCGTACAGTGCGGATCCGTCGAACTCGGCACGCAGGGCTCAGATAAATGCCGCATTCACTACCGTTCTCAAAACCATCGAGGACTACGAGGGAATGgcgaagcgcgagctggtcgtCGCCAAGCGCGAAAAGGCGCTCAGCAGGGCAGACAACTTTCGCGCAGAGGTgaagcagctgcgcgagacaATGGCACGCGCAGATTCGGGGGGCGGGCGTGCTACTACGATGGCATGGCCTGCAACGCAGCCGGCCATGGCGCCAAGGTCGCGCGtggtcgacggcgcgagtgccgcgccgcaggccaTGGCTagtggcgccgcgccgcagtaCATGGcaggaggcgccgcgccgtacCCGGTGCAAGACCACCGCCCGTCGTACCCGGCTCTCAGCCAGTACGCCCGCCCGACGCTGCCGGCCCAGTACAgcatgccgccgacgcAGATGCCGTACTCGTACGGCGCCGGACCGAGTCACGACCCGCTCGCAGCGTatcgtgctgcgcaaccggacgcgccgctcggaaCCGACTCGCCGTACAGCATGCGCGAGGgccatgcgctgcgtgagcacTCGTTTATCCAGAacaccgaggcgcagctcgatgcATTCATTGCGCAGGGCCGCTCGGTCCTCGGGAATCTGGTGGAGCAGCGTGGCATCCTCAAGGGgacgcgcaagcgcctcttGGACGCGGCCAACTCGGTGGGCCTGAGCCGCGAGCTGATT GGTTTGATCGACCGCATTGGCGCGCAAGACAAGATTATCTTTATCGTCGGCGCCGTATTCACCTTGTTCGCCTTTT TCATGATTTATCGTTGGTTCGGCTAG
- a CDS encoding uncharacterized protein (EggNog:ENOG503P56F; COG:O) has protein sequence MQDELTGHTPQTAAHAAGSLLRGRETSSTQGMLLRTKPGRRDSPPAISMSCSDKVRLWNSLGIQGALLSQWLEPVFYASIVISRTPGMDATYAVACTSALAGLGAHAPRCTVHLVDQPFPSGRNQVEEHVAASLRIPQGSEKWADVEPVPSAGAIVWRRGSRMESILGGVKMGASTKRKGDRPLSLSSWSSLSPRAWLHQVVRARTDLAHGAKSPQDTSRTYAQWKNPEYMVTPPPFALWDAHIRAYQEAKEALRGPRDDDLNEARVANFLALSSRQDELATEMPIELHEPASGSSYPLAAWLTTPQRLSTFLLDVELEGRRALPSANRIASDDEQEEPATSVPTPAPTPPSREEPSDPKKLLKRVKLLRLKAKKTNSDETRAKHMREAKALEQQATALNGARGALGKRKAREEADGRPRRPRLEADQKTEFRRQMRASEREASMRCFVCRGTGHSAKDCPEAVGSGSPAMNEASSKLGKDTVGICFRCGSTEHTLAKCRRPAPKVGGELPFATCYICTQKGHLASKCPENKGRGVYPDGGDCKVCHSVDHLAKDCPLDPRRTTAAHSVEAGGVGMMDDEDLAVGADDDEFHLLSKKRAEKSKHAAAQPRKPAKKVVSF, from the exons ATGCAGGACGAGCTCACAGGGCATACACCACAGACGGCGGCACATGCGGCCGGCTCGCTCTTGCGTGGCCGCGAGACGTCGTCAACTCAGGGCATGCTTCTGCGTACCAAACCTGGGCGCCgcgactcgccgccggcgatcAGCATGTCGTGCTCGGACAAGGTGCGCCTGTGGAATTCGCTGGGAATTCAAGGCGCTTTGCTCTCGCAGTGGCTCGAGCCGGTGTTTTATGCTAGCATTGTGATTTCACGCACGCCTGGTATGGACGCTACGTATGCGGTTGCGTGCACGTCAGCCTTGGCCGGACtcggcgcacacgcgcctcggtgcaCCGTGCACCTTGTCGACCAGCCCTTTCCTAGCGGTCGCAaccaggtcgaggagcaTGTTGCGGCATCACTACGCATACCGCAAGGCTCTGAAAAATGGGCAGACGTCGAGCCTGTGCCAAGTGCAGGAG CAATTGTCTGGCGCCGTGGGAGCCGCATGGAGAGTATCTTGGGCGGTGTAAAAATGGGTGCATCGACCAAGCGCAAAGGCGACCGCCCCCTTTCTCTCTCGTCGTGGTCGTCGCTgtcgcctcgcgcatgGCTCCATCAAGTGGTCCGCGCACGGACCGATCTGGCTCACGGCGCAAAAAGTCCCCAGGATACCTCGCGCACGTATGCGCAATGGAAAAACCCCGAATACATGGTCACACCGCCCCCTTTTGCTCTATGGGACGCACACATTCGTGCCTACCAAGAAGCCAAGGAGGCCCTCCGTGGCCCTCGTGACGACGATCtgaacgaggcgcgcgtcgcgaatTTTCTCGCGCTCAGCTCCCGCCAAGATGAATTGGCCACAGAGATGCCTATCGAGCTCCACGAGCCCGCCTCTGGCTCCTCTTACCCCCTGGCCGCGTGGCTCACCACGCCCCAGCGCCTGAGCACCTTTCTGCTCGACGTGGAG CTCGaagggcggcgcgcgctgccgtcTGCGAACCGCATCGCatccgacgacgagcaggaaGAGCCTGCTACATCTGTGCCTACCCCCGCACCCACACCCCcctcgcgcgaggagccGTCTGACCCCAAGAAGCTGCTGAAGCGTGTCAAGCTGCTACGCCTCAAAGCGAAAAAGACCAACTCGGACGAGACCCGTGCCAAGCACATGCGCGAGGCCAAAGCGCTTGAGCAGCAGGCGACTGCGCTGAATggtgcgcgcggtgctctTGGCAAGCGCAAAGCGCGTGAGGAAGCCGATGGCCGCCCCCGGCGCCCCCGTCTGG AGGCCGACCAAAAGACCGAGTTCCGGCGCCAGATGCgtgcgagcgagcgcgaggcgagtATGCGCTGCTTTGTGTGTCGCGGCACGGGTCACTCGGCCAAGGACTGCCCCGAGGCCGTGGGCTCTGGCAGCCCGGCGATGAACGAGGCCTCGTCCAAGCTCGGTAAGGACACGGTCGGCATCTGCTTCCGCTGTGGCAGCACCGAGCATACGCTGGCCAagtgccgccgccccgcgccCAAGGTTggcggcgagctgccgtTTGCGACGTGCTACATCTGTACCCAAAAAGGCCACCTGGCGTCCAAGTGCCCCGAGAACAAAGGGCGTGGTGTATACCccgacggcggcgactGCAAGGTCTGCCACTCGGTCGACCATCTGGCGAAGGACTGCCCCCTGGACCCCCGCCGCACcaccgcggcgcactcggtcgaggcgggcgGGGTCGGGATgatggacgacgaggacctcgcggtcggtgccgacgacgacgagttcCACCTGCTGTCCAAGAAGCGTGCGGAGAAGAGCAAGCAtgctgccgcgcagccccGCAAGCCGGCCAAGAAAGTCGTGTCGTTTTAA
- the HST2 gene encoding Sir2 histone deacetylase Hst2 (COG:B; COG:K; EggNog:ENOG503NVQX), producing MGMTASKEALAPGTEAGLDRLAKKLTNDKTTRVLVMAGAGISTGAGIPDFRSPVTGLYASLAKYDLPYPEALFDIGFFRGNPQPFYTLYKELYPDGKTYRPTLTHCFFTLLEKKGKLLRVFTQNIDTLEQLAGLSPDMLVEAHGSFAKARCIECKKQVDAQWLEDKVKSGAVARCEQPKCAKKKEPPSIKPDITFFGESLPDRFFERLFDFRRAQVLMVLGTSLVVNPFAALIDEVPRDCPRWLLNLEKVGEARKGLLARFDPMDGGGFDFSEGSRDTFCGGKVDETIRVLAQKCGWEAELDALYQEMLGRFAPAKEPPTKSADAKAVEKHDAPPLPSTDELAKELQSTHLQERTDKEKL from the exons ATGGGCATGACGGCATCGAAGGAGGCGCTTGCACCCGGCACCGAGGCGggcctcgaccgcctcgcaAAGAAGCTTACGAATGACAAGA cgacgcgcgtgctcgtcaTGGCGGGAGCGGGTATTTCGACCGGCGCAGGCATCCCCGACTTTCGCTCGCCGGTGACGGGACTGTACGCGAGCCTGGCCAAGTACGACCTGCCGTACCCCGAGGCCCTTTTTGACATTGGCTTCTTCCGTGGAAACCCCCAGCCGTTCTATACACTGTACAAGGAGCTCTATCCGGACGGCAAGACGTACCGGCCGACGCTCACGCACTGCTTCTTTACGCTGCTCGAAAAGAAGGGGAAACTCTTGCGTGTCTTTACACAGAACA tcgacacgctcgaaCAGCTCGCGGGCCTCTCACCCGAcatgctcgtcgaggcgcacggcTCATTTGCCAAGGCGCGGTGCATCGAGTGCAAGAAACAAGTCGATGCACAGTGGCTCGAGGACAAGGTCAAGAGCGGCGCAGTCGCACGGTGCGAGCAGCCCAAGTGCGCGAAGAAAAAGGAGCCGCCGAGCATCAAGCCAGATATTACCT TCTTTGGCGAGAGTCTCCCCGACCGCTTCTttgagcgcctctttgATTTCCGGCGTGCCCAGGTGCTCATGGTTctcggcacgtcgctcgtT GTCAACCCGTTCGCCGCGCTGATTGACGAAGTGCCGCGCGACTGCCCGCGCTGGCTGCTGAACCTGGAAaaggtcggcgaggcgcgcaagggTCTCCTCGCACGCTTCGATCCTATGGATGGAGGAGGATTCGATTTCTCCGAGGGCTCGCGCGACACGTTCTGCGGGGGCAAGGTCGACGAAACGATCCGCGTCCTGGCCCAAAAGTGCGGCTGGGAAGCAGAGTTGGACGCACTCTACCAAGAGATGCTCGGACGCTTTGCACCTGCAAAAGAGCCTCCGACAAAGAGTGCAGATGCAAAAGCGGTAGAGAAACACGACGcaccgccgctgccgagcaccgacgagctcgccaaggagctCCAGTCGACACACCTCCAGGAACGCACGGACAAGGAAAAATTGTAG
- the ERG3 gene encoding Delta(7)-sterol 5(6)-desaturase (TransMembrane:3 (o71-96i153-174o219-241i); EggNog:ENOG503NVB3; COG:I), whose amino-acid sequence MDLVLNIADEYVLDWVWARALPASRFSSACAAPTSMLNKTAHDLHQIAEACGVSGKPVSWLPRDNIVRQTISLYVITYIGILLMYFSMAFLSYQFLFNKELMKHPRFLKNQISLEIQSSLRAFPWLDLMTVPWFVAEVRGYSRVYERYDEYGIWYLFFSVPFFLVFTDACIYWIHRIEHHPSIYKYVHKPHHKWIVPTPFASHAFHPVDGYAQSLPYHIFPVLFPLHKLLFLGLFGFVNLWSIMIHDSDMITGTGLEKIINGPAHHTLHHLYFTCNYGQYFTTCDRLGKSFREPLPEDDPLLAARAEGKIDHAQAVVESKITHAKAE is encoded by the coding sequence ATGGACCTGGTGCTGAACATTGCGGATGAGTATGTCCTCGACTGGGTGTGGGCGCGCGCTCtgcctgcgtcgcgcttctcgtCGGCGTGTGCTGCGCCCACCTCGATGCTGAACAAGACGGCCCACGATCTGCACCAGATTGCCGAGGCCTGTGGCGTGTCTGGCAAGCCTGTGTCGTGGCTGCCGCGCGACAATATCGTGCGCCAGACGATCTCGCTGTATGTGATCACCTATATCGGCATCCTCCTCATGTACTTCTCCATGGCCTTCCTTTCCTACCAATTCCTCTTTAACAAGGAGCTCATGAAGCATCCGCGCTTCCTCAAGAACCAAATCTCGCTCGAGATCCagtcgtcgctgcgcgccttCCCTTGGCTCGACCTGATGACCGTGCCGTGGTTTGTGGCGGAGGTGCGTGGCTACTCGCGCGTGTACGAGCGCTACGACGAGTACGGCATCTGGTACCTGTTTTTCAGCGTGCCCTTCTTCCTTGTCTTTACCGACGCGTGCATCTACTGGATCCACCGCATCGAGCACCACCCTTCCATCTACAAGTACGTGCACAAGCCGCACCACAAGTGGATCGTCCCGACGCCGTTTGCTTCGCACGCGTTCCACCCGGTGGACGGCTACGCACAGAGCCTGCCCTACCACATCTTCCCGGTGCTCTTTCCCCTGCACAAGCTGCTCttcctcggcctcttcgGCTTTGTGAACCTGTGGAGCATCATGATCCACGACTCGGACATGATCACGGGCACAGGCCTGGAGAAGATCATCAACGGACCTGCGCACCACACGCTGCACCACCTGTACTTTACTTGCAACTACGGCCAGTACTTCACGACGTGCGACCGCCTGGGCAAGAGCTTCCGCGAGCCGCTCCCGGAAGACGACCcgctccttgcggcgcgtgccgagggcAAGATCGACCACGCGCAGGCGGTTGTTGAGTCCAAGATTACGCatgccaaggccgagtAA
- the SNX3 gene encoding Sorting nexin-3 (COG:U; EggNog:ENOG503P1WX): protein MSLFYSESSFSENPLAGSQAEVWGGTSQSTALQDHGPKLTHNTTEEDEVDEEHPWGPPPAIPTLARRPDPEPYSGWEPASRLDDSLGARVDAHPSPFASHASVPPSSLDDTLPSTAGSSIYQSTPVPSHVSPVASRPPPAPAAAAKKKTSVYPTSYSPFARVETVGARPEMNEDLYGVPENFLEVEVRNPMTHGHGRKMYTDYEIVTRTNIPAFKLSYSSVRRRYSDFDYFRDLLERESNRVNIPLLPGKVYTGRFSDEVIESRREGLERFLQIVAGHPLLQTGSKHMAAFLQDAQWRRP from the coding sequence ATGTCGCTGTTTTACTCCGAGAGTTCGTTTTCGGAGAACCCACTGGCAGGGTCACAGGCTGAGGTATGGGGCGGCACGAGCCAAAGCACAGCGCTCCAGGACCACGGCCCCAAGCTTACGCACAACACCAcagaggaggacgaggtggacgaggagcaccCGTGGGGCCCTCCCCCTGCGATTCCTACGCTCGCACGGCGGCCTGATCCAGAGCCGTACTCGGGATGGGAGCCCGCGAGCAGGTTGGATGACTCGCTGGGCGCGCGTGTGGATGCGCACCCCTCGCCCTTTGCGTCGCACGCCTCCGTTCCTCCCTCGTCTTTGGACGAcacgctgccgagcacggccggcAGCAGCATATACCAGTCGACGCCCGTGCCGTCTCATGTGAGCCCGGTGGCTTCGCGCCCTCCGcccgcgcctgctgcggcAGCCAAGAAAAAGACTTCTGTATACCCCACTTCCTATTCGCCCTTTGCTCGTGTCGAGACAGTGGGCGCGCGCCCCGAGATGAACGAGGATCTCTATGGCGTGCCCGAGAACTTTTTGGAGGTCGAAGTGCGCAACCCCATGACGCATGGGCACGGCCGCAAGATGTACACGGACTATGAGATTGTGACACGGACCAACATCCCCGCATTCAAGCTGTCGTactcgtcggtgcgccgccgttACTCCGACTTTGACTACTTCCGCGATCTGCTGGAGCGCGAGTCGAACCGTGTCAACATTCCCTTGCTGCCGGGCAAGGTGTACACTGGCCGCTTTTCGGACGAGGTGATCGAGTCGCGGCGCGAAGGCCTCGAGCGGTTCCTGCAGATTGTCGCCGGGCACCCCCTGCTCCAGACCGGGAGCAAGCACATGGCCGCATTTCTGCAGGACGCGCAGTGGCGCCGTCCGTAG
- the RPL7 gene encoding 60S ribosomal protein L7 (EggNog:ENOG503NTZQ; BUSCO:EOG09264P3R; COG:J), producing MSAAAPVKTSVPSAKDVLVPETLLKKRKADSKLREENQAKALELRKARKQKRAVIFKRAEQYVKEYKAAEREQIRLRRLAKSKGDFFVPTEPRVAFVVRLRGISNIAPKPRKIMQLLRLLQVNNGVFVRLTNATQQMLQLIEPYVAYGEPNLKTIRELVYKRGYAKINRQRIPITDNAIIEEHLGKFGIISVEDLVHEIATAGPNFKAANQFLWPFQLSSPNGGFKKRKFLHFIEGGDAGDRESDINRLVRRMN from the exons ATGTCTGCTGCCGCCCCGGTCAAGAC CTCTGTGCCCAGCGCCAAGGATGTGCTCGTCCCCGAGACCCTTCTGAAGAAGCGGAAGGCCGACTCGAAGCTCCGCGAGGAGAACCAGGCCAAggccctcgagctccgcaaG GCCCGGAAGCAGAAGCGCGCTGTCATCTtcaagcgcgccgagcagtACGTCAAGGAGTACAAGGCTGCGGAGCGTGAGCAGATCCGTCTGCGCCGTCTGGCTAAGTCGAAGGGTGACTTCTTTGTCCCCACCGAGCCCCGCGTTGCCTTTGTGGTCCGTCTCCGCGGTATCAGCAACATCGCCCCCAAGCCCCGCAAGATCATGCAGCTCCTCCGTCTTCTGCAGGTCAACAACGGTGTCTTTGTGAGGCTCACCAACGCTACCCAGCAGATGCTCCAGCTCATTGAGCCCTACGTGGCCTACGGTGAGCCCAACCTCAAGACcatccgcgagctcgtgtACAAGCGTGGCTACGCCAAGATCAACCGTCAGCGTATCCCCATCACCGACAACGCCATCATTGaggagcacctcggcaagTTTGGCATCATCTCGGTCGAGGACCTCGTCCACGAGATCGCCACTGCTGGCCCCAACTTCAAGGCCGCTAACCAGTTCCTGTGGCCCTTCCAGCTCTCGAGCCCCAACGGTGGCTtcaagaagcgcaagtTCTTGCACTTCATCGAGGGCGGTGACGCTGGTGACCGCGAGTCTGACATCAACCGCCTGGTTCGCCGCATGAACTAA
- the SSE1 gene encoding adenyl-nucleotide exchange factor sse1 (BUSCO:EOG092616YZ; COG:O; EggNog:ENOG503NV9J), translated as MASVVGLDIGNSSSKIGVARARGVDIVANEVSNRSTPSLVSFGQKARAIGEAAATAQTSNFKNTVGSLKRLVGRTFQDESIQNTEKKFVTTELVDAKGEVGVKVNYAGESHVFSATQVMGMYLAKLRDTAQAELAGAGVSDVVLSVPIWFSDAQRRAMLSAAEIANLNPLRVMNEPTATALGYGITKTDLPEPENPRNVVFVDIGHSSYQVSVVAFSKGQLTVLGASADPDFGGRDFDRALVHHFAEEFKGKYKIDVFSNPKAIFRLSAGCERLKKVLSANTLAQLNVESIMNDIDASSQLKREEFEQLIAPYLERVEAPLNAALEQSGLSKDEIFSVELVGGSIRVPALKERISQWFNKGLSTTLNQDEAVVRGCTLACATLSPVFRVREFAVHDISPYPIKVSWEPAADVPDEENELVVFTPNNPVPSTKILTFYRKEPFTLQAAYADPAKLPKGISPALGSVTVQNVTPNAQGDHSIVKVKARLNLHGVLNVESAYTVDEVEKEEEVPVPDAQQVEGEAPKTEKKLVKKLQRKDDLPVESNIGHLDPTLLAQLKEEEGKMHAADKLVADTEDRRNALEEYIYDQRSKLDERYAAYVQPQEKEAFLAKLAETEDWLYTDEGEEATKSTYNSRLEDLQKIGAPIQNRHKQNEERPKAASALREVLNKYTSIFENEPEKYDHLTDDDKTKVIEAAANTSKWLDDMMYKQSELPKNVDPKLTTEAILKQKDEVIYVVTPILSKLKPRVTNDAPKAEEPSNKDEKQGDMDVD; from the exons ATGGCGAGTGTCGTGGGTTTGGATATCGGAAACAGTAGCAGCAA GATCGGCgttgcgcgtgcgcgcggtgTCGACATTGTTGCCAATGAGGTGAGCAACCGCAGCACCCCTTCGCTCGTGTCTTTCGGCCAGAAGGCGCGTGCGATCGGTGAGGCCGCGGCCACCGCTCAGACCTCCAACTTTAAGAACACCGTTGGTTCGCTCAAGCGTCTAGTCGGCCGGACCTTCCAGGACGAGTCGATCCAGAACACGGAGAAGAAGTTTGTCAcgaccgagctcgtcgacgccaAGGGCGAGGTCGGTGTCAAGGTGAACTACGCCGGCGAGTCGCATGTCTTCTCGGCCACCCAGGTGATGGGCATGTacctcgccaagctgcgcgacactgcccaggccgagctcgctgGTGCGGGTGTGAGCGACGTTGTGCTCTCGGTCCCCATCTGGTTCTCCGACgcccagcgccgtgccATGCTCAGCGCCGCTGAGATCGCCAACCTCAACCCCCTGCGCGTGATGAATGAGCCGACGGCCACCGCCCTCGGCTACGGTATTACCAAGACCGACCTGCCCGAGCCGGAGAACCCCCGCAACGTGGTGTTTGTCGACATTGGTCACTCGAGCTACCAGGTCTCGGTGGTCGCCTTCAGCAAGGGCCAGCTCACCGTGCTCGGTGCGTCGGCTGACCCCGACTTTGGTGGCCGCGACTTTGACCGCGCCCTCGTCCACCACTTTGCCGAGGAGTTCAAGGGCAAGTACAAGATCGACGTCTTCTCGAACCCCAAGGCCATCTTCCGTCTTTCGGCCGGCTGTGAGCGCCTGAAGAAGGTGCTGTCGGCCAACACCCTGGCCCAGCTCAACGTCGAGAGCATCATGAATGACATTgacgcctcgtcgcagcTCAAGCGCGAGGAGTTCGAGCAGCTCATTGCTCCTtacctcgagcgcgtcgaggctCCCCTCAACGCCGCCCTCGAGCAGTCGGGTCTCTCCAAGGATGAGATCTTCTCGGtggagctcgtcggtggCAGCATCCGTGTGCCCGCCCTCAAGGAGCGCATTTCGCAGTGGTTCAACAAGGGTCTCTCGACCACCCTGAACCAGGATGAGGCTGTCGTCCGTGGCTGCACcctcgcctgcgccacTCTCTCGCCTGTCTTCCGTGTGCGTGAGTTTGCTGTGCACGACATCTCGCCTTACCCCATCAAGGTCTCGTGGGAGCCCGCGGCAGATGTGCCGGACGAGGAGAACGAGCTGGTGGTCTTCACCCCCAACAACCCCGTTCCTTCGACCAAGATTCTCACGTTCTACCGCAAGGAGCCCTTCACGCTCCAGGCTGCTTACGCGGACCCCGCCAAGCTGCCCAAGGGCATTAGCCCCGCGCTGGGCAGCGTCACGGTCCAGAACGTGACCCCCAACGCCCAGGGCGACCACTCGATCGTCAAGGTCAAGGCCCGCCTGAACCTCCACGGTGTCCTCAACGTCGAGAGCGCCTACACtgtcgacgaggtcgagaaggaggaggaggtGCCCGTCCCTGATGCCCAGCAGGTCGAGGGTGAGGCGCCCAAGACCGAGAAGAAGCTCGTCAAGAAGCTTCAGCGCAAGGACGACCTTCCTGTCGAGTCGAACATCGGCCACCTCGACCCTACCCTTCTTGCTCAGCTCAAGGAAGAGGAGGGCAAgatgcacgccgccgacaagctcgtcgccgacacCGAGGACCGCCGCAACGCCCTCGAGGAGTACATCTACGACCAGCGCTccaagctcgacgagcgctaCGCCGCTTACGTCCAGCCCCAGGAGAAGGAGGCCTTCCTGGccaagctcgccgagaccgAGGACTGGCTCTACACGGACGAGGGTGAGGAGGCGACCAAGTCGACCTACAACTCTCGTCTTGAGGACCTCCAGAAGATCGGTGCCCCGATCCAGAACCGCCACAAGCAGAACGAGGAGCGCCCCAAGGCCGCCTCGGCTCTGCGCGAGGTTCTGAACAAGTACACCTCGATCTTTGAGAACGAGCCCGAGAAGTACGACCACCTCACCGATGACGACAAGACCAAGGTCatcgaggcggccgccaACACTTCCAAGTGGCTCGACGACATGATGTACAAGCAGAGCGAGCTGCCTAAGAACGTCGACCCCAAGCTTACCACCGAGGCCATCCTCAAGCAGAAGGACGAGGTGATCTACGTCGTGACGCCCATCCTCTCGAAGCTCAAGCCTCGTGTGACGAACGATGCGCCgaaggccgaggagccgTCCAACAAGGATGAGAAGCAGGGCGACATGGACGTGGACTAA
- a CDS encoding uncharacterized protein (TransMembrane:1 (n9-19c27/28o336-354i); SECRETED:SignalP(1-21); EggNog:ENOG503P0ZX) has product MIKAMWAPFAAVALLVACASASSSGLAVKRAASVCNGYSELCSKQYSNVTHIGAHDSYSVGSMSSVGTNQELDVTDQLKSGIRALQIQGHSEEGSASGISLCHTDCSIRNGGTLESYLGNVTQWVKENPNDVVTIFIANNDNLPAAQWGKGFSSAGLEKYTYAPAGTKVSKNNWPQLKDMINKNQRVVVFMDYKADTSAVKYILPEFSNVFEDPYDQQSTPFNCTADRFNGDTSHMMYLHNHFLDKKGDILGKSYLTPDTSQLNKTNSVDSIMSNAASCAKKHDSYPTFILFDFFDQGNGSVFEAAAQMNNVQYQATPISSSSDSNSNSASSMHPGLPYLGGLFALALGWVALIL; this is encoded by the coding sequence ATGATCAAGGCAATGTGGGCGCCATTTGCGGCTGTGGCGCTGCTGGTGGCGTGTGCATCGGCGTCTTCATCGGGACTTGCGGTGAAGCGTGCTGCCAGTGTGTGCAATGGGTATTCTGAGCTCTGTTCCAAGCAGTACTCTAACGTGACGCACATTGGTGCGCACGACTCCTACTCCGTGGGCTCCATGAGCTCCGTCGGCACGAACCAGGAGCTGGATGTGACGGACCAGCTCAAGAGCGGAATCCGCGCCCTGCAGATCCAGGGCCATTCGGAGGAAGGTAGTGCCTCGGGCATCTCGTTGTGCCACACGGACTGCTCCATCAGGAACGGTGGCACGCTCGAGAGTTACTTGGGCAATGTCACGCAGTGGGTCAAGGAGAACCCTAATGATGTGGTTACTATCTTCATTGCGAACAATGACAACCTTCCTGCAGCACAGTGGGGCAAGGGATTCTCGTCCGCCGGTCTCGAAAAATACACATATGCACCCGCTGGTACGAAGGTCAGCAAGAACAACTGGCCTCAGCTGAAGGACATGATCAACAAGAACCAGCGTGTTGTGGTGTTCATGGACTATAAGGCGGATACGAGCGCGGTCAAGTACATTTTGCCCGAGTTCTCCAATGTATTTGAAGACCCTTATGACCAACAATCGACGCCCTTCAACTGCACGGCGGACCGCTTCAACGGCGACACAAGCCACATGATGTATCTGCACAACCACTTCCTCGATAAAAAGGGCGATATCTTGGGCAAGTCCTATCTTACCCCCGACACGAGCCAGCTCAACAAGACGAACAGTGTTGACTCGATCATGAGCAACGCTGCATCGTGTGCCAAAAAACACGACTCCTACCCCACTTTTATCCTGTTCGACTTTTTCGACCAAGGCAATGGCAGCGTGTTTGAAGCCGCTGCGCAGATGAACAATGTCCAGTACCAGGCGACTCCCATTTCCTCGTCGTCTGACTCGAACTCGAACAGCGCATCATCGATGCACCCCGGCCTGCCCTACCTGGGTGGCCTctttgcgcttgcgctgggCTGGGTGGCACTCATCCTCTAG